The Salvia miltiorrhiza cultivar Shanhuang (shh) chromosome 1, IMPLAD_Smil_shh, whole genome shotgun sequence genome has a window encoding:
- the LOC131002068 gene encoding chaperone protein dnaJ 6-like, with amino-acid sequence MGKRRNARVSEEHIEEEDEEMSEEQEFHSASSSSNEKSLYEILGVDKAASQQEIKKAYYKLALRLHPDKNPGDEEAKEKFQQLQKVISILGDEEKRAVYDQTGCVDDADLAGDVIQNLQTFFRAMYKKVTESDIEEFEANYRGSDTEKKDLLDLYKKVKGNMDKLFCCMICSDTMLDSHRFKDIIDEAISAGDLKSTKAYEKWAKKVSKTKPPTSPLRQRKKSKKGSEDLYAIIAQRQNERRGKVDSMFSSLVQRYGGGAPVPEPSEEEFEAARKKLESRRNSKRK; translated from the exons ATGGGCAAGAGGAGAAACGCTAGGGTTTCTGAGGAGCATATAGAGGAAGAAGACGAAGAGATGAGCGAAGAACAGGAATTCCACAGTGCATCGTCTTCGTCCAACGAGAAGAGCTTGTATGAG ATTCTTGGTGTGGACAAAGCTGCATCACAGCAAGAGATAAAGAAAGCTTATTACAAGTTGGCTCTGCGGCTTCATCCTGATAAGAACCCTGGTGATGAG GAGGCCAAGGAAAAATTTCAGCAGCTGCAAAAGGTCATATCTATTCTTGGTGATGAGGAGAAACGAGCAGTGTATGACCAGACTGGTTGTGTTGATGATGCT GATCTAGCAGGTGATGTCATTCAGAACTTGCAGACATTTTTCCGAGCCATGTACAAAAAG GTCACAGAGTCTGATATTGAAGAGTTTGAAGCAAACTACAGGGGTTCTGACACGGAGAAAAAGGATTTGCTCgatctttacaaaaaagtgaaAGGCAACATGGACAA GCTTTTCTGCTGCATGATTTGCTCAGATACAATGCTTGATTCCCATCGCTTCAAGGACATCATTGATGAGGCTATCTCTGCAG GAGACTTGAAGTCAACCAAAGCGTATGAGAAATGGGCCAAGAAAGTATCTAAAACAAAACCTCCTACAAGTCCATTAAGACAGAGAAAGAA ATCAAAGAAAGGCTCAGAAGATCTGTATGCAATAATAGCTCAACGACAAAATGAGAGGCGCGGCAAGGTTGATTCAATGTTCTCATCCCTTGTTCAAAGATACGGTGGAGGCGCACCAGTTCCGGAGCCAAGTGAAGAAGAATTTGAAGCTGCTCGGAAAAAACTCGAAAGCCGCAGAAATTCCAAAAGAAAATAA